The region ATCGTCGCCGTCCAGCTCGGCTGCGCGGCGGCGGATCCGGTCCCATTCGCTGTCGAGATAACAGACGACGAGCAGCTTGCCGACCTGGCGCATCAGCGTGCAAACGACGGCTTCCTCACCGCCGCGCAGCTCCGCGTGCTCGGTCAGCTTGCGCGCGACGCAGCCGGACAGCAGCGCGCGATTCAGCTCCAGTTTCGCGTCGATGCGGCGCGGCGTGCTCTGGTGGAAATGGTCGACCAGCTTCAGCCCGACGACGAGATGGCCGACGGTGTCCATGCCGAGCACCATCAGCGCGCGCGTGACCGTCGTGATGTTGCCGCCGAACGCCATGTACATCGCGGAATTCGCGAGCCGCAGCACTTTCTGCGTGAGCGCGAAATCGGACAGCACGACGCGCACGAGCGCGGTGAAGTCGAGATCGTCGTTCTTCATCGCGGCCATCGTTGCGCGCAGCGATTCCGACAGCAGCGGGAAGTCGCCCCGTTCGTTCATCCGGGCCCACAGCTTGTCGAGCAGCGCCGTGCGGGGCAGGTGTGCGGTGATTGACATACGGATTCGTCCGGTTCGCCGTGCGCGTCAGGCGGCGTGCAGGCGCAGTTGCTGCGCTTCGAAGCGCCGTGCGAGCTCTTCGGAAGGCAGCGCCTGGCAGACGAGCCAGCCCTGGATGTGATTGCAGCCCATCTCCGTCAGTAGCTCGCGTTGCGCTTCCGTCTCGACGCCTTCCGCGACGAGCTCGAGGTCGAGCGTCTGCGCGAGGCCGACCACGGCCGATACGATCGCGCGGTCGTTGCGCGACGTCAGCAGATTCTCGACGAAGCTGCGATCGATCTTCAGCTTCGCGAGCGGGAAGCGCTGCAGATAAGCGAGGCTCGAATAGCCGGTGCCGAAATCGTCGATCGCGAAACGGATGCCGAGCTCGGTCAATTCCTCGAGCAGCGCCTTGGCTTGCGCGGGATCATGCATCAGCAGGCTTTCGGTGATTTCGAGCACGATGCGGCGCGGGTCGATGCCCGTCAGCGCGATCGCCTCGCGCACGCTCTGCGTGAAGCGCGGGTCGCGAAACTGCTGCGGCGACACGTTGACGGCCACGTACTGCAGCGCGAGCCCCTGGCTGTCCCACGCGACGAGCTGCATGCACGCGGCCTTGAGCACCCAGTTGCCGAGGTAGTTGATCAAGCCGATCGATTCGGCGAGCGGTATGAAAGTGGCCGGCGGAACGAGCCCGTGCACCGGATGACGCCAGCGGATCAGTGCCTCGACGCCGACCACCGCACCCGACTGGCTGCGCGTGATCGGCTGGAAGTGCAGCGAAAACTCGCCGTTGCGCACGCCGTCGTACAGGTCGGCCTCGAGCTTGAGCCGTTCGGCGTCGGCCGGATCGTCGACCGGCGCATGAAACGCGAGCGCATTGCCGCCCGACGCCTTCGCCTGCGCGAGCGCATGGTCGGCGCGACGCAGCAGCGGGCTGTGATGCTGAGCGCGGTGCGGCGCCGCGCGTTCGTCCGGGTACAGCGCGATGCCGATGCTCGCGGACAAATGGACGGTCTGCCCCTGGTACACGTAAGGTTCGCGCACGGCGGCCTGCAGCCTGCGCGCGAGTGCGTCGGCGGCGTCGCTGGCGCGCGCGCGGTCGGGGGCGGTGAACACGATCGCGAACTTGTCGCTCGCGACACGCGCGAGCTGCTCGTCGGACGTAACCAGCGCCTGCAGCCGCTGCGCGGTCTGGCGCAGCAGCGCATCGCCGGCGTCGTAGCCAAGCGCGCGATTGATGCGCTGGTAGTCGTCGAGGTCGAGCAGCAGCAGCGCGGCGCAGGTGCCGGCCGCGTCGGCGGCCTGCTGCGCACGCATCAGCGCGGGCACAAGCGCGGACAGGTTGTCGAGCCCCGTCATCGGATCGTGGTGCATCTCGTACGTGAGCCGCGCCTCGAGCGCGCGCCACGCGGATACGTCGAACGCGGCGATCGCGAAGCCGTCGACGCCGTGGTGGCGGCTCTTGAACGCACGGATTTCGACATCGAGCGGGTACGTGAGCGACTTGACGATGCACAGCGTCGTCTTCTCGACCTGACCCGAGCGCGCGGCGCGTGCAAGCAAGCCTTCGAGCGCCGCGGTATCCTGTTCCGCGATCAGGTCGCGCAGCGTCAGCGTGTGCAGGTAGTCGCGGTGGTAGCCGATGAAGCGCAGGCTCGCATCGGATACGTACAGGAAGCGCAGCTCGCGGTCGACGTGCGCGAGGAAGTCCACCGTGCCGACCGTCTGTTCCAGCCAGTTCCGCACGGTATCGTCGCGACGCGGCGCGCCGGCGCGCGCAGGCATCAGCGCGCCGCCTGACCAGGCGAAGCGGCGCAGCGTATGCAAGGCGCTGCGCCAGGAGCCCTTGCGTGGCGTCTGTTTCCTGTTGGCTTCCATGTTTCTCGCTGACGATTAGGGCTGGAACCGGTTGTCCGGAAAGATTAACGGCAGCTTGCGCGGAATCTTTAACCGGCCGGCGGCAACGTGGGGCGCTGCCGCCGGCCGGTCATGCATCCCGGTGTTCGACACGCGAACGCCGGTGTGGCCTACTTCGGGCTGACTTTATAAGAAATGAGGACGCAGATGAAGCGAAAACTATGGGCGGGCGCCGCGGCGGCGCTGCTGGTTGCCGGTCATGCAGTGGTTGCACAGGCGCAACTGAAGTCGGGCGATCCGGCGCCCCGGTTCACGACGCAGGCGTCGCTGGGCGGCAAGACCTACACGTACTCGCTCGCCGATGCGCTGAAGCACGGGCCGGTGGTGCTGTATTTCTATCCGGCCGCGTTCACGAAGGGCTGCACGATCGAGGCGCATGCGTTCGCGGATGCGGTCGATCGTTACAAGGCTTACGGGGCGACGGTGATCGGCGTATCGGCCGACAACATCGATACGCTGACGAAGTTCTCGGTGAGCGAGTGCCGCAGCAAGTTCCCGGTCGCGGCCGATCCGGACGCGAAGATCATCCGCGAATACGACGCGAAGCTGCCCGCGCTCGATCGCGCGAACCGCGTGTCGTACGTAATTTCGCCGGAAGGGAAGGTGTTGTACGAATACACGAGCCTGTCGCCGGACAAGCACGTCGAGAACACGCTCGCCGCGGTGAAGGCGTGGGCCGACGCGCATCCGAAGCCGTGAGTCGCGAGCAGTAAGCCTATAGTAAAGCGGCCCGCATCGCGGGCCGCCGGCACGACGAAACGCGCGGCCGCGATAGCCGCGCGCATCGGTCATGCGCGCAACGCCTGTTCGATCGGCACGCTGCCGCCGACGAAGCCGATGACCTTGCGGGAAATGCCGAGCTTGATCGCCTCGATCGCGGCCCACGCGACATCCTGGCGCGACACCGGCGGCGCCGCGTCGAGCCGCTCCTCGGTCAGCGCGATCTTGCCGACGCCCGGGCCGTCCGCGAGCGGGCCGGGCCGCAGGATCACGTAATCGATGCCCGACGCGATCACGCGCTCGTCGCCATCGCGCTTCATCTGCGAATAATGGCGCAGTGCGCCGCTGCGTTCCGGCCAGTAAGCGGTCAGCGAGCTGATCACGACCAGCTTCTGCACGTTGTACGCGAGCGCATGCTCGGCCGCGCGCGCGACCGCGTCGCGGTCGATCTGCTCCTCTTCGGTCGCGCCTTCCGATTCGGCCGAGCCGGCCGCGTAGATCACGTGCGTGACGCCCTGGAACGCGTGCGAGAAATCGCCCGTCAGATCGGCCTCGACGACCTTTGCGCCCGGCAGCGTATAGCCGTGCCGGCGCACCAGCGCAGTGACCTCGAATTCCGGCTGCTTGAGCAGCAGATCCGCGCAGGCCTGGCCCGTGCGGCCGGTCGCGCCAATCAGCAGTACCTTCGTCGTCATGAAACCGCTCCTCGCTCGATGCGTCATCCATCCAGATAGGGACGGACGACCGATACTCAAGTGTATGTCGATTTGGGCCGACGGCGCGCGGGTAATTGGGGCGATACCACTGCGCGCTCGCTGCCACGCGGCGCGGCGCCCCGCCGGCCGCGCCGTCGCATGCGCCGAT is a window of Burkholderia latens DNA encoding:
- a CDS encoding SDR family oxidoreductase, whose amino-acid sequence is MTTKVLLIGATGRTGQACADLLLKQPEFEVTALVRRHGYTLPGAKVVEADLTGDFSHAFQGVTHVIYAAGSAESEGATEEEQIDRDAVARAAEHALAYNVQKLVVISSLTAYWPERSGALRHYSQMKRDGDERVIASGIDYVILRPGPLADGPGVGKIALTEERLDAAPPVSRQDVAWAAIEAIKLGISRKVIGFVGGSVPIEQALRA
- the cdpA gene encoding cyclic di-GMP phosphodiesterase CdpA, whose product is MPARAGAPRRDDTVRNWLEQTVGTVDFLAHVDRELRFLYVSDASLRFIGYHRDYLHTLTLRDLIAEQDTAALEGLLARAARSGQVEKTTLCIVKSLTYPLDVEIRAFKSRHHGVDGFAIAAFDVSAWRALEARLTYEMHHDPMTGLDNLSALVPALMRAQQAADAAGTCAALLLLDLDDYQRINRALGYDAGDALLRQTAQRLQALVTSDEQLARVASDKFAIVFTAPDRARASDAADALARRLQAAVREPYVYQGQTVHLSASIGIALYPDERAAPHRAQHHSPLLRRADHALAQAKASGGNALAFHAPVDDPADAERLKLEADLYDGVRNGEFSLHFQPITRSQSGAVVGVEALIRWRHPVHGLVPPATFIPLAESIGLINYLGNWVLKAACMQLVAWDSQGLALQYVAVNVSPQQFRDPRFTQSVREAIALTGIDPRRIVLEITESLLMHDPAQAKALLEELTELGIRFAIDDFGTGYSSLAYLQRFPLAKLKIDRSFVENLLTSRNDRAIVSAVVGLAQTLDLELVAEGVETEAQRELLTEMGCNHIQGWLVCQALPSEELARRFEAQQLRLHAA
- a CDS encoding peroxiredoxin, with protein sequence MKRKLWAGAAAALLVAGHAVVAQAQLKSGDPAPRFTTQASLGGKTYTYSLADALKHGPVVLYFYPAAFTKGCTIEAHAFADAVDRYKAYGATVIGVSADNIDTLTKFSVSECRSKFPVAADPDAKIIREYDAKLPALDRANRVSYVISPEGKVLYEYTSLSPDKHVENTLAAVKAWADAHPKP